From Diospyros lotus cultivar Yz01 chromosome 4, ASM1463336v1, whole genome shotgun sequence, a single genomic window includes:
- the LOC127800703 gene encoding histidine biosynthesis bifunctional protein hisIE, chloroplastic-like isoform X2 has protein sequence MYSNSLQTLNVYWGGHCLSSRSLNKSLKKNAPNFVSACKRELHQDLSGASSEVDNLLDTVKWDDKGLAVAIAQNIDSGAILMQGFANRDALEKTISSRKATFYSRSRSTLWTKGETSKNFINVHDIFLDCDRDSIIYLGMPDGPTCHTGAETCYYTSAFDFQKNSEAKESRLALTTLFSLESVISKRKAELSGRENEKPSWTERLLTDDKLLCSKIREEADELCRTLEEEEESSRTASEMADVLYHAMVLLSRRGVKAEEVLQVLRNRFSQSGIEEKRSR, from the exons ATGTATTCCAACTCCCTTCAAACTCTGAATGTTTACTGGGGAGGCCACTGCCTGTCTTCTAGGAGCCTTAACAAAAGCCTTAAAAAGAACGCACCAAATTTTGTTTCTGCTTGTAAACGAGAATTGCATCAGGATCTTTCCGGTGCATCTTCTGAG GTTGATAATCTGCTAGACACCGTGAAATGGGATGACAAAGGTTTGGCAGTTGCAATAGCTCAAAATATTGACTCAGGAGCCATCTTAATGCAAGGGTTCGCAAATAGAGATGCACTGGAAAAAACCATTTCCTCTCGTAAAGCAACATTTTACAGCAGGTCACGGTCAACATTATGGACAAAGGGGGAGACCTCCAAGAATTTCATTAATGTTCATGacatttttcttgattgtgaccGGGACTCT ATAATATATCTTGGGATGCCTGATGGCCCTACTTGCCACACGGGAGCAGAAACTTGTTATTACACCTCAGCTTTTGATTTCCAGAAGAATTCGGAG GCCAAGGAAAGCAGGTTGGCTTTGACAACTCTGTTCTCATTGGAATCTGTGATTTCCAAGCGGAAAGCAGAGCTTTCAGGACGAGAAAATGAGAAACCGTCGTGGACAGAACGGTTGTTGACTGACGACAAGTTATTGTGCTCGAAAATTCG GGAAGAGGCAGACGAGTTATGCCGAACactggaggaggaggaggagtcgtCACGGACAGCCTCAGAAATGGCGGACGTGCTTTATCATGCCATGGTTCTGCTGTCTCGCAGGGGTGTTAAAGCAGAGGAGGTCTTGCAAGTGCTTAGAAATCGATTTTCACAATCAGGCATTGAGGAGAAGAGAAGTCGGTAA
- the LOC127800703 gene encoding histidine biosynthesis bifunctional protein hisIE, chloroplastic-like isoform X1 has protein sequence MVNYRPNIGYHNVTPLLVYLLYDRLRPPNLQRIRCVACFSIFPIVFNLLINYFLQLLTAIAFSASFLLYISSSFKFAVFLSLVNQLYSTFICNSRIDLAFYAVQSPLKAWLLEGHSNCISIGDRDQLSKASSCVVAVTSAAVMYSNSLQTLNVYWGGHCLSSRSLNKSLKKNAPNFVSACKRELHQDLSGASSEVDNLLDTVKWDDKGLAVAIAQNIDSGAILMQGFANRDALEKTISSRKATFYSRSRSTLWTKGETSKNFINVHDIFLDCDRDSIIYLGMPDGPTCHTGAETCYYTSAFDFQKNSEAKESRLALTTLFSLESVISKRKAELSGRENEKPSWTERLLTDDKLLCSKIREEADELCRTLEEEEESSRTASEMADVLYHAMVLLSRRGVKAEEVLQVLRNRFSQSGIEEKRSR, from the exons ATGGTAAACTACCGACCTAACATTGGATATCACAATGTCACACCCCTGCTTGTATATCTCTTGTATGACAGGCTTAGGCCACCAAATCTACAGAGGATCAGATGTGTGGCAtgtttctcaatttttcctattGTCTTCAACCTTCTCATCAATTATTTCTTGCAGCTTCTGACGGCAATTGCCTTCTCTGCTTCCTTCTTGCtttatatttcttcttccttcaagtTTGCTGTCTTTTTGTCTTTGGTGAATCAGTTGTACAGCACATTCATTTGCAATTCAAGAATCGATCTTGCTTTCTATGCTGTTCAATCGCCTCTGAAGGCTTGGCTGCTGGAAGGGCACAGTAACTGCATCTCAATTGGG GACCGGGATCAACTATCAAAGGCTTCCAGCTGTGTTGTTGCTGTTACTTCTGCTGCTGTTATGTATTCCAACTCCCTTCAAACTCTGAATGTTTACTGGGGAGGCCACTGCCTGTCTTCTAGGAGCCTTAACAAAAGCCTTAAAAAGAACGCACCAAATTTTGTTTCTGCTTGTAAACGAGAATTGCATCAGGATCTTTCCGGTGCATCTTCTGAG GTTGATAATCTGCTAGACACCGTGAAATGGGATGACAAAGGTTTGGCAGTTGCAATAGCTCAAAATATTGACTCAGGAGCCATCTTAATGCAAGGGTTCGCAAATAGAGATGCACTGGAAAAAACCATTTCCTCTCGTAAAGCAACATTTTACAGCAGGTCACGGTCAACATTATGGACAAAGGGGGAGACCTCCAAGAATTTCATTAATGTTCATGacatttttcttgattgtgaccGGGACTCT ATAATATATCTTGGGATGCCTGATGGCCCTACTTGCCACACGGGAGCAGAAACTTGTTATTACACCTCAGCTTTTGATTTCCAGAAGAATTCGGAG GCCAAGGAAAGCAGGTTGGCTTTGACAACTCTGTTCTCATTGGAATCTGTGATTTCCAAGCGGAAAGCAGAGCTTTCAGGACGAGAAAATGAGAAACCGTCGTGGACAGAACGGTTGTTGACTGACGACAAGTTATTGTGCTCGAAAATTCG GGAAGAGGCAGACGAGTTATGCCGAACactggaggaggaggaggagtcgtCACGGACAGCCTCAGAAATGGCGGACGTGCTTTATCATGCCATGGTTCTGCTGTCTCGCAGGGGTGTTAAAGCAGAGGAGGTCTTGCAAGTGCTTAGAAATCGATTTTCACAATCAGGCATTGAGGAGAAGAGAAGTCGGTAA